One genomic window of Undibacterium cyanobacteriorum includes the following:
- a CDS encoding septal ring lytic transglycosylase RlpA family protein, with the protein MMHFKTYFRLALSFVLFSALWACSSAPKAPTAAPAKAKDVLVVDGGGSNKLPAANSGRGGYYMDDGPAEAIPPDLEKTPDPVPVVEPFSRTGNKTYQVFGKTYTPINDTTTPFKQRGIASWYGKKFHGKRTSSGELYDMFKITGAHPILPIPSYARVTNLSNGKQIIVRINDRGPFHSNRIMDLSYTAALKLGYLGKGSGEIELERLLPDEIARMAENRKGGIVQTEQASEESLQDARRAVEREQLARGSLSKTKSVDQVSLETRALDSATTAANTATPAKANSERSGLFYLQFAAFGIRANAEASREQMQKKIGEQFSSLSIPLEITEQGNLYRLQAGPFANRLEAQTILEKIASTVGKAIVVQR; encoded by the coding sequence ATGATGCATTTCAAAACTTATTTTCGGCTTGCTCTGAGCTTTGTTTTGTTCAGCGCTTTATGGGCTTGCTCAAGTGCTCCCAAAGCACCTACTGCTGCGCCAGCGAAAGCAAAGGATGTCTTGGTGGTTGATGGCGGCGGCTCGAATAAACTGCCTGCTGCGAATTCAGGTCGGGGCGGCTATTACATGGACGACGGCCCGGCTGAGGCGATTCCGCCTGATCTTGAAAAGACACCTGATCCAGTTCCCGTCGTCGAGCCATTTTCGCGAACTGGCAATAAGACGTATCAAGTTTTCGGTAAGACCTATACACCGATTAACGACACGACCACGCCGTTCAAGCAACGCGGTATAGCGAGTTGGTACGGTAAGAAATTCCACGGCAAGCGCACCTCTTCGGGCGAGCTATATGACATGTTTAAGATCACGGGTGCCCATCCGATTTTGCCTATCCCCTCTTATGCGCGGGTGACCAACCTCAGCAACGGCAAGCAGATCATCGTTCGTATCAATGATCGTGGTCCATTTCATTCGAATCGAATTATGGATCTTTCCTATACAGCCGCTTTGAAATTAGGTTACTTAGGAAAAGGTAGCGGTGAAATTGAATTAGAGCGATTGTTACCCGATGAAATTGCACGCATGGCCGAGAATCGCAAGGGTGGTATTGTGCAGACCGAGCAGGCAAGTGAAGAGAGTTTGCAAGACGCACGTCGTGCGGTGGAACGTGAACAACTTGCCCGTGGTAGCTTGAGTAAAACGAAGTCTGTGGATCAAGTGTCCTTGGAGACGCGAGCCTTGGACTCTGCCACCACAGCTGCTAACACTGCTACCCCAGCCAAAGCCAATTCCGAACGCTCTGGCCTGTTCTATCTGCAGTTCGCTGCATTTGGCATCCGTGCAAATGCGGAGGCTAGTCGAGAGCAAATGCAGAAGAAAATTGGAGAGCAATTTTCATCGTTGAGTATTCCGCTTGAGATCACAGAACAGGGGAATTTGTATCGCTTACAAGCAGGCCCGTTCGCGAATCGTCTTGAGGCACAAACGATTCTAGAAAAGATCGCATCAACTGTGGGCAAGGCGATTGTGGTGCAACGTTGA
- the rodA gene encoding rod shape-determining protein RodA, with amino-acid sequence MENKSLYLQRLRSYFMVFDMPLAILIFLIVSTGIVTMYSAGLDFPGRLENHLRNIIIAFFVMWVIANIPPQTLMRFAIPVYTVGVGLLVAVALVGVIKKGARRWLHIGFDIQPSEILKIAVPMMLAWYFQKREGSLRWKDFAVAAVILAIPLGLIVKQPDLGTALLVGAVGFTVIFLAGLSWRFLFGLFITAIVLIPTVIWPRLHDYQKDRVKIMLDPTMDALGKGFHIIQSIIAVGSGGTTGKGWTNGTQSHLEFIPEHTTDFISAVYLEEFGFIGSLFLVTLYFLVVVRGLMIAANAPTLFARLMAGAVTAIFFTYAFVNLGMVVGILPVVGVPLPFMSFGGTAMMTLGMGLGILMSVQHHRGLMKS; translated from the coding sequence ATGGAAAATAAGTCTTTGTACCTACAACGCTTACGCTCCTACTTTATGGTGTTTGATATGCCCTTGGCAATCTTGATCTTTTTGATTGTCAGCACTGGGATTGTCACCATGTATTCCGCGGGCTTGGATTTTCCGGGACGCCTTGAGAATCATTTGCGCAATATCATCATTGCTTTCTTCGTGATGTGGGTGATTGCCAATATTCCACCGCAAACTCTGATGCGTTTCGCTATTCCGGTTTACACCGTTGGCGTCGGATTATTGGTGGCAGTTGCATTGGTGGGCGTGATTAAGAAGGGCGCACGTCGTTGGTTGCATATCGGGTTTGATATACAGCCTTCGGAGATTTTAAAGATTGCCGTGCCAATGATGTTGGCGTGGTATTTTCAAAAACGCGAAGGGAGTTTGCGCTGGAAGGACTTTGCGGTAGCTGCAGTAATCTTAGCGATTCCACTTGGGCTGATCGTTAAGCAGCCCGATCTGGGAACTGCACTCTTGGTTGGGGCGGTGGGCTTTACGGTGATTTTTCTTGCAGGGCTCTCATGGCGGTTTTTGTTCGGCTTGTTTATCACGGCGATCGTTTTGATTCCTACGGTGATCTGGCCTCGCCTACACGACTATCAGAAAGATCGCGTCAAAATTATGCTTGACCCGACCATGGATGCATTGGGAAAAGGCTTTCACATTATCCAATCGATCATCGCGGTTGGTTCTGGAGGCACAACTGGCAAAGGTTGGACCAACGGTACTCAATCTCATCTTGAATTCATTCCAGAACATACGACGGACTTTATTTCGGCAGTGTATTTGGAAGAGTTTGGATTCATCGGAAGTTTGTTCTTGGTCACGCTATACTTTTTGGTCGTGGTGCGCGGTTTGATGATTGCAGCAAACGCACCAACCCTATTCGCGCGATTGATGGCCGGCGCTGTTACTGCGATTTTCTTTACCTATGCATTCGTCAATCTCGGCATGGTCGTCGGCATCTTGCCGGTGGTCGGTGTGCCGCTTCCCTTCATGAGTTTTGGTGGTACAGCGATGATGACTTTGGGTATGGGCCTCGGTATTTTGATGAGTGTTCAGCATCATCGCGGCTTGATGAAATCATGA
- the mreC gene encoding rod shape-determining protein MreC, whose amino-acid sequence MQHSPPPLFKQGASARVKVVFFTVFSITLLLIDSRMKSLGALRQVVGTALYPLQMVALAPRDAARSISDYFASTSTLQKEVAKLREEQIRNAENLHQNVALATENAQLRRLLDLKNKASSKSLMGEILYDARDEVTRKIVLNRGSSHGVALSQPVIDERGVVGQVTRVFPLTCEVTLLSDKNQAIPVQLERNGLRGVVTGRGRSPFLEMRVTTNADIKIGDVLVTSGIDGVYPSGIQVAKVAQVDNKATTTFETALLTPAAGIDQHKQLLILLVDTSAMSPPETEEVRAKKEKINRRITRDATRDVSKEGAPVDFKRVEESASQVRLNAAPASQAVVVPPPIVTAPASSPAQGVKR is encoded by the coding sequence ATGCAGCATAGTCCACCACCACTTTTCAAACAAGGCGCGTCAGCACGCGTCAAGGTGGTCTTCTTCACAGTTTTTTCGATCACCTTGCTGTTGATCGATTCCCGCATGAAATCTCTGGGCGCTTTGCGTCAGGTGGTTGGCACGGCACTTTATCCCCTACAGATGGTAGCCCTTGCTCCGCGTGATGCTGCACGTTCGATCTCCGACTATTTTGCCTCGACTTCGACCTTGCAAAAGGAAGTGGCAAAACTACGCGAAGAACAAATTCGTAATGCTGAAAATTTGCATCAGAACGTGGCATTGGCAACCGAGAATGCGCAGCTACGCCGCCTCTTAGATCTCAAAAATAAGGCATCCTCGAAGTCATTGATGGGCGAGATTTTGTACGATGCGCGTGACGAAGTGACGCGCAAGATCGTATTGAATCGTGGTTCCAGCCATGGTGTGGCATTGAGTCAGCCTGTGATTGATGAACGTGGCGTGGTAGGGCAAGTCACACGCGTTTTTCCTTTAACCTGTGAAGTGACTTTGTTATCCGATAAGAACCAAGCCATACCGGTGCAATTGGAACGCAATGGTTTGCGCGGGGTTGTTACAGGACGTGGTCGTTCCCCCTTTTTGGAAATGCGAGTGACCACCAACGCGGATATTAAAATTGGTGACGTGTTAGTGACCTCTGGCATCGATGGCGTTTATCCATCCGGGATACAGGTCGCGAAAGTAGCGCAGGTCGACAACAAAGCAACCACTACTTTTGAAACTGCCTTGCTGACTCCAGCGGCTGGTATTGATCAACATAAGCAATTGCTGATTTTGTTGGTGGATACCAGCGCGATGTCGCCACCCGAGACAGAAGAAGTACGGGCGAAGAAAGAAAAGATCAATCGCCGCATTACGCGTGATGCTACCCGAGATGTGAGCAAAGAGGGTGCTCCGGTTGATTTTAAACGTGTTGAAGAAAGTGCCAGTCAAGTAAGGTTGAACGCAGCTCCCGCCTCGCAAGCGGTTGTCGTACCACCACCGATTGTGACTGCACCCGCATCAAGCCCAGCACAAGGAGTGAAGCGATGA
- the rsmI gene encoding 16S rRNA (cytidine(1402)-2'-O)-methyltransferase produces the protein MNTESTSFPIHTLLEAAQQQTYPNATLYIIATPIGNSADISLRALHVLSLVDAVACEDTRTTAQLLTRYGLHKQLLAAHMHNEHEAAEKIIARLQAGERIALVSDAGTPGVSDPGAIIVDAVRKAGFRISPLPGASAAISALSASGLVNDHFYFHGFLPSKAGQRDSVLQSLKSLTATLVFYEAPHRILETTKALQQQFGDQRHIVFAREISKLFEEIHRCELGQASAWLESNQHGEKGEYVVLVEGARSDSNAEMQEARRVLEILINELSVKQASQLAALITGQKKNALYELALAMKNADQAD, from the coding sequence ATGAACACTGAATCTACTAGCTTTCCCATTCACACACTGCTCGAAGCGGCGCAACAGCAAACTTATCCTAACGCCACTTTGTACATAATTGCAACACCAATTGGCAATAGTGCCGACATCAGCCTACGTGCTTTACATGTTCTGAGCCTTGTGGATGCGGTTGCTTGTGAGGATACACGTACCACCGCACAACTATTGACGCGCTATGGACTGCACAAGCAGCTACTGGCCGCACATATGCACAATGAACATGAGGCCGCCGAGAAGATCATCGCTCGCTTGCAAGCAGGTGAACGCATAGCCCTTGTCTCCGATGCTGGAACGCCTGGCGTTTCTGATCCGGGCGCGATCATCGTTGATGCAGTACGAAAAGCCGGCTTTCGCATTTCTCCGTTACCCGGTGCTTCGGCGGCCATCAGCGCTCTATCCGCCAGCGGTCTCGTGAACGATCACTTCTACTTTCATGGTTTCTTGCCCAGCAAGGCTGGGCAGCGCGACAGCGTCTTGCAATCGCTGAAGTCGCTCACGGCCACACTGGTTTTTTATGAGGCACCTCATCGTATTCTTGAAACGACGAAAGCTTTACAGCAGCAGTTTGGTGATCAGCGCCACATTGTTTTTGCGCGTGAGATTAGTAAGCTATTCGAAGAAATTCATCGTTGCGAACTGGGCCAAGCATCGGCCTGGCTAGAGTCCAATCAACATGGAGAGAAAGGCGAATATGTGGTGTTGGTAGAAGGTGCCCGCAGCGACAGCAACGCCGAAATGCAAGAGGCTCGTCGTGTGCTCGAGATCTTGATCAATGAACTCTCAGTCAAACAAGCATCGCAACTTGCGGCACTGATTACCGGCCAAAAAAAGAACGCTTTGTATGAACTGGCCTTAGCAATGAAAAATGCAGATCAAGCCGACTAG
- a CDS encoding YraN family protein: protein MVASNWLSKRLAAIRTSKQRSGDAAEERALQYLQAQGLRLVERSFLCKGGEIDLLMQDGSCLVFVEVRQRADRRFGGAIASVTAAKQKRMVHAAQVYLQALSSLPPCRFDLVAIEGDQLHWLKNIISA from the coding sequence ATGGTTGCCTCAAATTGGCTCAGCAAACGCTTGGCCGCAATTCGAACTTCCAAACAACGCAGCGGAGACGCAGCTGAGGAACGTGCTTTACAGTATCTGCAGGCGCAAGGCTTACGTTTAGTCGAACGAAGTTTCTTATGCAAGGGCGGCGAAATCGATCTGCTAATGCAAGATGGTTCATGCTTGGTTTTTGTGGAAGTCAGGCAGAGGGCCGATCGCCGTTTTGGCGGTGCGATCGCCAGTGTCACTGCAGCGAAACAAAAGCGCATGGTGCATGCGGCACAAGTGTATTTGCAAGCGCTTTCTAGCCTCCCACCTTGTCGTTTCGACCTGGTAGCAATCGAAGGCGATCAATTGCATTGGTTGAAGAATATCATTTCGGCATAG
- the mreD gene encoding rod shape-determining protein MreD has translation MNHPQYILQPVNPLFIAFSLILAFILNLLPWGGSIGIPDFVALVLVFWSIHQPRKVGIGIAFTMGLLMDVHDAVYLGENALAYTLLSYFAISIHRRVLWFAPLVQTFQVFPLFLGVLIVKLAVRLLVSADSHFPGWLYFLECVVTTALWPFVTWLLLAPQRRPVDKDETRPI, from the coding sequence ATGAATCATCCGCAATATATTTTGCAACCGGTGAATCCGCTTTTCATCGCGTTTAGCTTAATACTGGCTTTCATTTTGAATCTTCTCCCTTGGGGCGGCTCCATTGGGATCCCGGATTTTGTCGCTTTGGTGTTGGTTTTCTGGAGTATTCATCAGCCTCGTAAAGTCGGCATCGGGATTGCATTTACGATGGGCTTGTTGATGGATGTACATGATGCGGTGTATCTCGGCGAAAATGCGCTCGCCTATACATTGCTGTCTTACTTTGCGATTTCTATTCACCGCCGTGTGTTGTGGTTCGCGCCTTTGGTACAAACCTTTCAAGTATTTCCGCTCTTCCTCGGGGTTTTGATCGTGAAGTTAGCCGTGCGTTTGTTGGTCTCAGCAGATTCTCATTTCCCCGGATGGCTTTACTTCCTAGAGTGTGTGGTGACGACGGCATTATGGCCGTTCGTGACTTGGCTGCTGCTGGCTCCACAACGCCGTCCGGTTGACAAGGACGAAACGCGTCCGATCTAA
- the mrdA gene encoding penicillin-binding protein 2, giving the protein MTELKNTERELYLFRMRLLVIGIFATVCFVTLIGRYVWLQLVKHEVYATKANENRISVLPIVPNRGLIIDRNGVVLARNFSAYTLEITPSKITKDIDVLIDELATLVDIQPKHRKRLRKLMEEQKNFESLPIRTRLSDEEVARFTAQRFRFPGVEIQARLFRQYPLGETASHVIGYIGRVNKKEAEILEESEDAANYKGTQYIGKEGLEKRYEKMLHGVTGVEEVEVSAGGRAVRTLSRTAPHAGKNLILSVDIELQKVIEEAFGDRRGAMVAIEPETGDVLAFVSKPTYDPNLFVEGIDQQSWHELNTSEDKPLLNRPLIGAYAPGSTYKPFMALLALESGKRTAHQAISDPGYFVFGNHTFNDDKVGGHGMVDMYRAVVHSCDTYFYQLANDLGVDVMHDFMKQFGLGQITGIDLENERRGILPSSEWKRKAFKKPEHQRWIPGDTISLGIGQGQNTFTPLQMAHAMATLANGGIVMKPHLVKIIEDPYTKERELTVPKESARIPLKPENVEIIKNAMVGVSKEGTGRTAFLGAEYVAGGKTGTAQVIGMKKGEKYDANRIAERYRDNAWYIAFAPADKPKIAVAIIVENGGKGAAAAAPIVRKAFDYYLLGKRPNDQAKRAVASQAATSEDDEIDDALPVNKLPASPEPTNGAPASAPAVIVNSAAASTPITPAKRK; this is encoded by the coding sequence ATGACCGAGTTAAAAAATACCGAACGCGAACTGTATTTGTTCCGTATGCGACTGCTCGTGATCGGTATCTTCGCCACGGTTTGCTTTGTCACATTAATTGGTCGCTATGTTTGGTTGCAATTAGTGAAGCATGAGGTCTATGCGACCAAAGCAAATGAAAATCGAATCTCGGTACTTCCTATTGTGCCTAATCGAGGTTTGATTATTGATAGGAATGGTGTGGTCTTGGCCCGTAATTTTTCGGCTTACACACTTGAGATTACACCTTCCAAAATTACTAAAGACATCGACGTGCTGATCGATGAATTAGCGACCTTGGTGGATATCCAACCCAAGCATCGTAAGCGTTTACGCAAATTGATGGAAGAGCAGAAGAACTTCGAAAGTCTGCCGATTCGAACCCGTCTGTCTGATGAAGAGGTGGCTCGCTTTACGGCGCAGCGTTTCCGCTTCCCAGGTGTGGAAATTCAGGCGCGTCTTTTCCGTCAATATCCGCTCGGTGAAACTGCATCGCATGTGATTGGCTACATCGGCCGTGTCAATAAGAAAGAAGCGGAAATACTTGAGGAAAGTGAAGATGCGGCGAACTATAAGGGCACTCAATACATTGGTAAAGAAGGCCTGGAAAAGCGCTACGAGAAAATGCTGCATGGCGTGACTGGCGTCGAAGAAGTCGAAGTGTCTGCTGGTGGTCGTGCGGTGCGTACTTTGTCGCGGACAGCACCCCATGCTGGTAAGAACTTGATTTTATCGGTTGATATTGAATTGCAGAAGGTCATCGAGGAAGCTTTTGGAGATCGTCGTGGTGCGATGGTTGCTATCGAGCCTGAAACTGGTGATGTACTGGCTTTCGTTTCTAAGCCGACCTACGATCCTAATCTATTTGTTGAAGGTATCGACCAACAAAGTTGGCACGAGCTGAATACTTCGGAAGACAAGCCCTTACTAAATCGCCCATTGATCGGGGCCTATGCACCAGGGTCGACTTATAAGCCGTTCATGGCATTACTCGCGCTGGAGTCAGGCAAGCGAACCGCACATCAGGCGATTTCAGATCCGGGTTACTTCGTGTTTGGTAATCACACTTTCAACGACGATAAAGTCGGTGGTCACGGGATGGTTGATATGTATCGTGCCGTCGTGCATTCCTGTGATACCTATTTCTATCAGTTGGCCAATGACCTCGGCGTTGATGTGATGCATGACTTCATGAAGCAATTTGGGCTGGGCCAAATCACGGGGATTGATTTAGAAAACGAGCGTCGCGGAATTCTGCCTTCAAGCGAGTGGAAGCGTAAAGCGTTTAAAAAACCTGAGCATCAACGTTGGATCCCCGGTGATACGATTTCCTTGGGAATTGGTCAAGGGCAGAATACTTTCACGCCACTACAAATGGCGCATGCGATGGCGACCTTGGCGAATGGTGGAATCGTGATGAAGCCGCATTTGGTGAAGATTATTGAGGACCCTTACACCAAAGAGCGCGAATTAACTGTGCCTAAAGAGAGCGCCAGAATTCCCCTGAAGCCGGAGAATGTTGAGATCATTAAGAATGCAATGGTTGGGGTCTCGAAAGAAGGAACTGGTCGTACAGCCTTCCTAGGAGCAGAATACGTCGCAGGCGGTAAGACAGGTACCGCGCAGGTGATTGGGATGAAAAAAGGTGAGAAGTATGACGCCAATCGGATTGCCGAACGCTATCGCGATAACGCGTGGTATATCGCTTTTGCTCCAGCCGATAAGCCTAAAATTGCAGTCGCAATTATTGTGGAAAACGGTGGCAAAGGTGCCGCCGCAGCCGCACCGATTGTACGTAAAGCTTTCGACTACTATTTGCTTGGTAAGCGTCCAAACGATCAGGCCAAACGCGCTGTCGCCAGTCAGGCCGCGACTAGCGAGGATGATGAAATTGACGATGCGCTACCCGTCAATAAATTACCTGCGAGTCCAGAACCAACTAACGGGGCTCCTGCATCAGCGCCAGCGGTGATCGTCAACAGTGCGGCAGCGTCGACACCCATCACACCAGCGAAGAGGAAGTGA